CAGGTTTGTCTTTCTTGAGCTTGCAGGAGAGTAGATTCTCCACTGGAGATCGACCCACCCGTGGGAGAAGATCaggatgtggaagaggaggaggaggaggaggaagaagaagagctgCTCAGTGACGCCAGCCCATGGACCTACAGCTCCTCCCCAGATGAGCCAGTTGGGATTGAGGGAGGACTGGGAACGTCTTGGGGGGGTGAGAGGAGGCAGCTGGCCATATAATTCAGAGATGTGCCGGCTGGAGGGATGGTCTTGTTGCAGGGTGGGCAGGGCAGATGCTGGGGAAAGTAATGTTAGCCTTTGAATTGGGGATGTGGGAAGGGATGAAGTACGGCTCAGGGGGAGGCTGAGAGCAAGAGTGGGCTGGGAGTTTTCTATGTAGGGGTTAGAGGGGACTGATGCCCAGGGGGATAATGccctcctcctgcttttctttccagCAGTGAACCAGATGTCCCTAGGCCACCTCTGTCCCCTGTTACGCATACACCTAAGGAGGGAGAGAGCTCGCCAGTGCCTGCAACTCTGCCCACTCCCTGTGCTGTTGTTGCCTCCTTGGGTTCTCCAGCTGCTCTGACATCAGATACTGAGGTGCAGCTGGGACTCGGCAGGACCCCTCAGGTGCCTGCAGAGCTGCACGTGACTGAGTCTCTGGAGAGGTAACCTGATGGCTGAAACAGGGCAGGGGTGTCCTGGGATGTGTCACCCTTGAGGCCCTCGGCTCCTTCTTTGCTACCCATAGCCCTGGGAGTCAGGCCCAGTCTGCCCCGAATCCGACTTGGGATGACGATGCTGCCCAGATTGGGCTCAGGAGAATTAggtaggactggggagatgggacTCTGGGGAGGGTCAGGAatgaggcagagcaggcaggaaTCCTGCTCCTGTTCTCCCCCCTCAGGAAAGCTGCCAAAAGAGAGCTGATGCCCTGCGACTTCCCTGGCTGTGGAAGGATCTTCTCCAACCGGCAGTATTTAAATGTGAGTGACACAGGTTGAGGCCTGTGTGGCTACTGGGGTTGGGGTGGAAGCTGAGGGAAAGAAACCCTGGACTGAAGTGTAGATATAGCTCAGTCATAGTGCAgttgtctagcatgtgcaaggcaaCACATACAGCTATTGTAGAGAGAAAGGCCCGTGCTTCACTGTTATTAAGGGCCTCTGACCTCAAGTATAGGGTAGGTGGTCAGGGTAGACCCAAGAAGAGCGTCAGCAGCTCAGATTTGAGCCTTTTATGCAGATACTACAGCAGCTGCTCTGCTTAACCTTGGGAACAGGATTAGGATGCAGGAGCCAGTCTGTGCCACCCACAATCCACGGTGTGACCAGGTCACATAAGAAGGACTCATTGGGAAGTTCAGGTAGAAGCACCAGCTGCCAGgtagtgtagctcagtggtagaacacttgtctgTCATATGCTGGGTCCTGGATCAGGACCccaaactgaaaaaagaaaatagaaaacaaacaaacaagcaagaaaccCCCCAAGAACCACTTTTCCTCAACAGTGCTCTACTTTGAGAGCCTATGAGGCCTGTGTATTTCCAAAGCAGATTTAGGAGAAAATCTCACATTCTGCGTATTAATAGTGGTAGCAAGAGACTGTAGCACATATGAATGTGGGTCATCATGCTCACATCAACCATATTCTGTCCTGACAGACAAGGTTGGATAAAGAACGAGTGTTACTTGGAGTGGCATTTTGTACAGGGAACTCTGTGGACATTGCAACGATGGTGTGCAAGGAAGTGAGTGGGTGGGATCCAGAGGGGACAGGTGAGGGCAGTTAATGGGCACGGTGGTAGGACAGCTGTGCTTCTTAGGGCATAGGTAAGGAAGGCCAGAAAGGTGGCCCGGACGGGGAAAATGGGTGGATGAGGAACCTGCCTGCTCACCCAGCTCCAGTCTCCCTGGAAAGGCAGCCATCCTTTTGCCTCTTCTCTCTTGTCACCCACTTTCTAGCACCACAAGAAGTACCAGCATATCCACCAGAAGTCGTTCTGCTGCCCTGAGCCAGCTTGTGGGAAGTCCTTCAACTTTAAAAAGCACCTGAAGGAGCATGTGAAACTACACAGTGGTGAGTGTGGGGGGTACTACACAGCGGTGAGTGTGTGGGGGTACTATACAGCGGTGAGTGTGTGGGGGTACTATACAGcggtgagtgtgtgtgggggtactaCACAGCGGTGAGTGTGTGGGGTACTACACAGCGGTGAGTGTGTGGGGTACTACACAGCGGTGANNNNNNNNNNNNNNNNNNNNNNNNNNNNNNNNNNNNNNNNNNNNNNNNNNNNNNNNNNNNNNNNNNNNNNNNNNNNNNNNNNNNNNNNNNNNNNNNNNNNNNNNNNNNNNNNNNNNNNNNGGGGTACTACACAGCGGTGAGTGTGTGGGGTACTACACAGTGGTGAGTATGGGACCCCCAACCCTTCATCTGTCCTGGGGAGGACTCAAATCCCTCGGTCCTTATGTGCCTTATAAGCCCTTGTCTGCTTAAGTTTATAACTAAGTCCTTGGTAGCCTGACCCTAGTGAAATGCCTACTCTAGTCATGTAGGGCCATGAAGAGATGGGAAAGCAGGGGAGGGTGGCGTGCAGGAAGGACATGTTGTTTACGTGGTAAAAGAAGCCTTGCAAGCAAGACCCAAGTGAGGTGAGGAATGGAGGCAGCACATGTGCGGAGCATCTACATGACCCATGACTGGGGAGGAGGCCTCCAAGACCACAGTAAGGATGATGTGGTTTCTACTTTGAGATGAGACCACTGTGAGGTCTTctaaggtggagagatggctgactTTCAGAGATGGCTGTTGCAGCTACGTGGAGAGTCAGGGACTGTAGATGAGTAGAAATGGGCGTATACTGACGGTGATGGCTAGAGCTTGCTGGTCACAGTTGGTGAGCAGTGGTTGAGGCTCTTAGAGAGGTAAAAGGGCTGTGTGAAAAGGATGGATGAACCACAGGTGAGACTGGCAGAGAGAGTGACTCAAAAGATTCCAGGCTAGGCAGATGGGTAAAGGTGATGTGTCCCTGAAAGCAAGGAAGGGGTCACTGGGTTGGAATTTGGGTTAATACATGTTAATTAGATGTCAAGATTTAAGTATGGGATTTATAGAGTGAGCAGAAATCTGTCATTAGCATGTGAGTAGTGTTTGgagccatggggctggagaatatctgcacagggagggagggagggaggtttgaCGTGGTACATTTGCTCTTAGAGAGCAGGCctgggggaaagagaggaaggcaaAAAAGTGGCATTTGAGCAGGTAAGTGTAGAAAGTGCTCCAGGAAGGACGGAGGACAGGCTGACAAGAGCTGAAGGCcaaggaaaagagataacatgaCAGAGTGGCGATCTCTGCTGTGGGAATGACAGCCACAGTGGTGTGGGTTCAAGGCAAGCTGAGCTGGGGAAGTGGGAGATGCTGTAGTTTTGCTCTGTTGATGAGGAGTAAGGTTTTAGATAGAGGGCTAAAGGCTTAAGGAAAGGAGGAGTAGGAAAGGGAGGCTTGCTGACGGTATCAGCATGGGTGGAGTTTGATGGGAAAGATGAATTCTGCAAGATATGGTGGAGACAtccacatattcatatatatgggCAGGGGTACTAGTTAACTGATGGGTTTGGGGGATAAAAAGCTGTACTGGGAATGTTGGAGACAGCAGATAGTCTTCAGGATTCTGGACAGTGGGCATTGCAGAGCCTGTCTGTGAAAGGGAAGACCAGGGGGAAGGTTGAACACTCATGCCTATCTTCAAGCGGGCCAGGGGATAGGTTTGGCCTGAGTTTGGGCTTTTCCCAAGCTAGTACTGCTAAGGGGCCTGACAGTTTGGTAACGTGAGCGAAGTCCATAAAGGCAGTTGTGAAAATGGAGGTGAAGGGGAAGGGGGCTATGGGAAGATACAGGGATGGCGGATGGTGGCCTGGAATCAGACCGTCACACCAGAACAAGGCAGGAGGTCCTGGTTGGAGCCTGGTAGTACAGTACTTGGTAGTGGTGCCCTAGCAGAGTTGGGGGATAAAGTGATGAGGGAACAGGGGTACAGTGATGCTTAATGGCAGCATAGTGGCTGGCAAGTGTAGAGGACTTGATGTCAGAGCTTGTGGTGTGAGAGGAGTGATGGAGATGAAGAGTCTGCAGAGTGTTATATGATGACAAGGTCTTCAGAGAGCTGGTAAGACAGTCTGAAGGGTACCAGGAGAGGTAAGGAGAATGTTTCTGCTCTAGGCCTTTAGGTTTTGTGGCATTGGAGAGAAACCACAGCAGCCTGAGAGCTGTTGTAAAGATGGATGATAGCAAGAGCTGTTGGATCTATCAGGTTCAGTAAAAGGAGAGACTTGCAGACATGGTGCTTGTGGTGGCAGGTGGAGCATGCacctggagggggtgggggagtatcaTTGGGACTTATTACTGAAACTCCAACTTTTGACTCTAGGCTTATATGTGGCTGCTATTTGGTACTTCCTATCCACACAAGGCTGACAGAGACCTAGCCCAAGGCCCCAGATAGGGGAGGTATGCCTGTGCCCTAGAAGCTAGGGACAAAGGGTGACAAGAAGGCAGTTTTGGATACCCCATTGCCTATCTCACTCAATTTTAGGATCAATTAGGTACAGGAGGTCCATATGACTATTAGACCCAAGACTCCTGAACCCCAGTACTAACTGAGTATCCCTTGTGTGCCTACAGATACCAGGGACTACATCTGTGAATTCTGTGCTCGATCTTTCCGCACTAGCAGCAACCTGGTCATCCACAGACgaatccacacaggagagaaacccctgcagtgagttccaggggcCATGAAGGGAGCTATTATCTGGCAGCCAGGGAGTGGGCAGCAGAACCCACAGGGAGGTGAATGTGATTCAAGGCTCCTTCTTATCTTTGGTTCCAGGTGTGAGATATGTGGATTTACTTGCCGCCAGAAGGCCTCCCTAAACTGGCACCGACGCAAGCATGCAGAGACTGCAGCTGCCCTGCGATTCCCCTGTGAATTCTGTGGCAAACGCTTTGAGAAGCCAGACAGTGTGGTAGCTCACTGTAGCAAAAGCCACCCAGCCCTGCTCCCAGCACAAGAGCCACCTGGCTCTTTGGTGTCTAGTCCCAACATTTCTGCCCCCGAATCCCTGCAATCTCCTGAGGGGGCAAGCATCTCTACCACTTCTGACTCTAATCCTGCCCCCTCAACATCCATTTCTTCACCTGAGGTGCCAGAccccaggaacagagagaaaagttAGGTGGTGGTTCCCAGGAACTAGGATATTTGAGTACAGTGGAGGGTAGAGCACCATTGGGCTCCAGATACCAGGCTTTAGCCTTCAAGGAAATAATAAATGGTATTTTATGCAAGTGTATGCTTTGGTGCTACAGATATAAGAATCTGGGAGTCTTTTGAAAACAGGCTGTTAGTGTGTGCCAGAATGCAGAAGAAGCTGATCCACTCGCATGCCCTTCTTTCTAGACTCACTTTACAGAACTTCCCTGTAGCGTGTTAACAGTTGCCTTGGCCTAAGGGCAGACTAGACCAGGAAGCAGATGACCCTGTCCTGTCTAGCATTTGCCTCTGGTTAGGCCCTGCAGTCTGGCCTTCTGATATAGAACTGAGCCCCACATCAAAATATCTAGTTAGTCTACAATGGATGGATTTTTGAGAGGTAATTGGATTGTGGATCATGACTTGCTAATGGGTTAATCCTTTGATAAGTTCATGGCTTGAGGGCCACAGTCTCTGGGGAAGTGCTTTTGAAGAGTAATCTTCCCTATAGCCTTCCCATATGTCCTTTCCCCAGGTAGGTAGCCTGTGTCTTTCTGATTTGGTTCAGGCTCAAAGTGGAGCCAGTTGACAACGGAGTGACACTATTGAAACCacgagccaaaataaacctttaagttgattttcttaggcattttgtcacagcaatgaagaaACCACCACCAAAAGGGAAGAGAACTTGGAACTCATTTTGACAAAGGGGTCTTGGTGTCACAAACCCAAGCAAGTAACAATATCACCAGCTATAAGCAGTCATTGAACAATTCCAGGCTTTACAGCCTGCTCTTGCCCAAGACTTCAGGTAACTTTTCTTGGGCCTTGAAGTTTCATctggaaatattttgtttcacaCAGTACTGGGCTTTATGGACACAGTCTTCTGCATCCCAAGACAAATATTTCCTAACTGATTAGAGAAAGCTGTCCTAAGAGCCATTTACTGAGAACAATTCTacacttttttgtgtgtgcacatgtaccctAGTATATATGTGGGTTCGAAGGATCAAATTAGGTTGTCTGCAGGTAACTTTACCTGCCTAACCATCTTGTTGGGCCCCAAGAGTCATCTTGTCAAAGGACATATGGATGGCCAGGCTGAAGACTGCCTACTTACATGTATTCTGGTTACCTCTGCAAGGGAGAAACCTGTCACAGATCTTGGTCCTTTAATGAAGGAAGCTATTCCACTCTCCTAGACTGCCGTATATTACCTCTTCAACTATGTCTCAAGCAAGAGAAAGCAGTAGAGATTAACAGGCAGAAAAGAAGTGAGAGTCCTGACTAACCAAGTATGTTGCCTGAAGAGGCAGCAAAGGTAGAGCTCGGGCCCACATAACAGAGTGGCAGCAACGGAACACGAGCACCTGGTTTGTCTTGCATAGGGCTGTGACATTGGTTCCCTGACTCCTAGTACTCAGAGTTGGGGAATACAAGGATGGATGATAGAGGAACTGGCGGGGATTTCCATTTAGAGACAAGGCAAGCTAGGTGATCGGCTAGCAACAATGCAACAACAGCAGGTCTGGCTTCCCAAACCATCTGAGCTTTTCCTTGGGACTTAATNNNNNNNNNNNNNNNNNNNNNNNNNNNNNNNNNNNNNNNNNNNNNNNNNNNNNNNNNNNNNNNNNNNNNNNNNNNNNNNNNNNNNNNNNNNNNNNN
This sequence is a window from Mus pahari chromosome 14, PAHARI_EIJ_v1.1, whole genome shotgun sequence. Protein-coding genes within it:
- the Znf692 gene encoding zinc finger protein 692 isoform X1; translated protein: MASPVADASRRRREKRRQLDARRSKCRIRLGGHMEQWCLLKERLGFSLHSQLAKFLLDRYTSSGCVLCAAPEPGPRKGLQYLVLLSHTHSRECGLVPGLRGPGGGEGELVWECSAGHTFSWEPSLIPAPSDVSKQAPVPHTMERPWCSEARRKQEAQGLECEQRERTEEARLSRRVDSPLEIDPPVGEDQDVEEEEEEEEEEELLSDASPWTYSSSPDDSEPDVPRPPLSPVTHTPKEGESSPVPATLPTPCAVVASLGSPAALTSDTEVQLGLGRTPQVPAELHVTESLESPGSQAQSAPNPTWDDDAAQIGLRRIRKAAKRELMPCDFPGCGRIFSNRQYLNHHKKYQHIHQKSFCCPEPACGKSFNFKKHLKEHVKLHSDTRDYICEFCARSFRTSSNLVIHRRIHTGEKPLQCEICGFTCRQKASLNWHRRKHAETAAALRFPCEFCGKRFEKPDSVVAHCSKSHPALLPAQEPPGSLVSSPNISAPESLQSPEGASISTTSDSNPAPSTSISSPEVPDPRNREKS
- the Znf692 gene encoding zinc finger protein 692 isoform X2; the protein is MCLSRPLSHTPWRDPGAQRPGGSRKPKVWNVSSEKGLKKPGCPACRRVDSPLEIDPPVGEDQDVEEEEEEEEEEELLSDASPWTYSSSPDDSEPDVPRPPLSPVTHTPKEGESSPVPATLPTPCAVVASLGSPAALTSDTEVQLGLGRTPQVPAELHVTESLESPGSQAQSAPNPTWDDDAAQIGLRRIRKAAKRELMPCDFPGCGRIFSNRQYLNHHKKYQHIHQKSFCCPEPACGKSFNFKKHLKEHVKLHSDTRDYICEFCARSFRTSSNLVIHRRIHTGEKPLQCEICGFTCRQKASLNWHRRKHAETAAALRFPCEFCGKRFEKPDSVVAHCSKSHPALLPAQEPPGSLVSSPNISAPESLQSPEGASISTTSDSNPAPSTSISSPEVPDPRNREKS